Proteins encoded in a region of the Paenibacillus sp. E222 genome:
- a CDS encoding MBL fold metallo-hydrolase translates to MLNQLSETIYYLSNQNDKERPTLGLVCGDKYSLVVDAGNSVQHARDFLHEIEKLNVPPVKYVVITHAHWDHFLGMNEYGATIIMNSLTNQKMNDWRNYSYDDRSLQEYVDSKKMNTLCMETIQHEIPDRETFQLSHPDIIFEKSLHVDLGNKVCILETIRSTHTDDSTVVYIPDEKVIFLGDSAYNTTTNSLYHIKQDKLLPMIEDIQQYDAVHFLLGHESICDVEEMDTFWRELISANDAVKSTSLEDAIERFEAANNRTANDNELFFLQGFVNDQILQSKAAE, encoded by the coding sequence ATGCTAAATCAATTAAGTGAAACCATCTATTATCTATCTAACCAAAATGATAAAGAAAGACCGACATTGGGGTTAGTTTGCGGTGATAAATACAGCCTCGTCGTTGACGCTGGAAATTCGGTTCAACATGCCAGGGATTTCTTACATGAAATAGAGAAGTTAAACGTTCCACCCGTTAAATATGTGGTCATCACTCATGCCCATTGGGATCATTTTTTAGGAATGAATGAATACGGAGCTACGATTATTATGAATAGTCTAACTAACCAAAAGATGAATGATTGGCGGAACTATTCTTATGATGACCGCTCTCTTCAGGAGTATGTGGATTCCAAGAAGATGAACACACTATGCATGGAAACGATACAACATGAAATACCCGACAGAGAAACCTTTCAATTAAGCCACCCGGATATCATTTTTGAAAAATCACTTCATGTGGATTTGGGAAATAAAGTGTGTATTTTGGAAACCATTCGAAGTACGCATACGGATGATTCAACAGTTGTGTATATTCCGGATGAAAAGGTCATTTTTCTGGGGGACAGTGCTTACAACACAACTACAAATTCGCTATATCATATTAAGCAAGACAAGTTATTGCCTATGATTGAGGACATTCAGCAATATGATGCCGTTCATTTCTTGCTTGGTCATGAGTCGATCTGTGACGTGGAGGAGATGGATACGTTTTGGAGAGAGCTCATCTCAGCCAATGATGCTGTGAAATCCACGTCATTAGAAGATGCGATCGAGCGTTTTGAAGCAGCCAATAATCGAACAGCGAATGACAATGAGCTTTTCTTCTTACAAGGATTTGTGAATGATCAGATATTACAATCAAAAGCAGCGGAATAA